A section of the Flaviflexus equikiangi genome encodes:
- the arc gene encoding proteasome ATPase, with translation MGSVSSVTEQITILARQNERLSAALAKARDELAAMDERLEALASPPSPYGIFVQPGHDGTADILLSGRYMNVTVDRGAGALKPGQLVRMTEQLVLLEGLGFPKTGDVVTAKLVIGDDRVLVSANQSEQILRIADPLLASGVRPGDSLRAELSFGFAYELLERPDVEELLLEEIPDVSYADIGGLGSQIEHIKDTLELPFEHPGLYRDHGLKPPKGVLLYGPPGCGKTLIAKAVATSLAATSGDDRAYFLNVKGPELLNKYVGETERQIREIFERARERAASGHPVVVFFDEMEALFRTRGSGVSSDTETTIVPQLLAEIDGVETLDNVIVIGASNREDMIDPAILRPGRLDVKIRIERPDHAGALDIIRKYLTPALPIHEDEIAAHGSAEAAVEAMAHATIDALFARKDSTAYAEITFADGGREILYLSDFASGAMIAGLVDRAKTYAIKDLIATGVRGLSTDHLLEALDQEIRQNEDIAGVTNPDEWARINGQSTTQRVVFVRSLSGKQPAPRTIDTAPVTDFGGKL, from the coding sequence ATGGGCTCTGTAAGCAGCGTGACCGAGCAGATAACGATACTGGCCAGGCAGAACGAGAGACTGTCGGCGGCTCTCGCGAAGGCTCGCGATGAACTGGCGGCGATGGACGAACGGCTGGAGGCTCTCGCCTCCCCGCCGAGCCCGTACGGGATCTTCGTGCAGCCGGGACACGACGGCACGGCCGATATTCTTCTCTCCGGCCGGTACATGAACGTCACGGTCGACCGCGGGGCGGGAGCATTGAAGCCCGGCCAGCTGGTCCGCATGACGGAACAGCTCGTCCTCCTCGAGGGCCTCGGCTTCCCCAAGACCGGTGACGTCGTCACCGCGAAGCTTGTCATCGGCGATGATCGCGTCCTCGTGAGCGCCAACCAGTCCGAGCAGATCCTCCGGATCGCGGACCCGCTTCTCGCCTCGGGAGTCCGCCCCGGCGATTCGCTCCGTGCCGAGCTGTCTTTCGGTTTCGCCTACGAGCTGCTCGAACGTCCCGATGTCGAGGAGCTCCTCCTCGAAGAGATCCCCGACGTCTCCTATGCAGACATCGGCGGCCTTGGCTCGCAGATCGAACACATCAAGGACACGCTCGAGCTCCCGTTCGAACATCCGGGACTCTACCGGGACCACGGGCTGAAGCCGCCGAAGGGTGTCCTTCTCTACGGCCCTCCCGGGTGCGGCAAGACGCTGATCGCGAAAGCGGTTGCCACGTCCCTCGCCGCGACGTCCGGGGACGACCGCGCCTACTTCCTCAACGTCAAGGGACCCGAGCTCCTCAACAAGTACGTGGGGGAGACCGAGCGGCAGATCCGAGAGATCTTCGAGCGTGCCAGGGAGCGCGCAGCCTCCGGCCATCCCGTCGTCGTCTTCTTCGACGAGATGGAGGCGCTGTTCCGCACTCGAGGCTCGGGAGTGTCCTCCGATACGGAGACGACGATCGTGCCCCAGCTTCTCGCCGAGATCGACGGCGTCGAGACTCTCGACAATGTCATCGTCATCGGCGCCTCCAACAGGGAGGACATGATCGACCCGGCCATCCTCCGCCCGGGACGTCTCGACGTGAAGATCCGTATCGAACGCCCGGACCATGCAGGCGCTCTCGATATCATCCGGAAGTACCTCACTCCGGCCTTGCCGATCCACGAGGACGAAATCGCGGCACACGGCAGCGCCGAGGCGGCGGTGGAGGCGATGGCGCACGCGACGATCGACGCACTGTTCGCACGGAAAGACAGCACAGCCTATGCGGAGATCACCTTCGCGGACGGTGGGAGAGAGATCCTCTACCTGTCCGACTTCGCATCGGGGGCCATGATCGCGGGCCTGGTCGACCGAGCGAAGACCTACGCCATCAAGGATCTCATCGCGACCGGGGTTCGCGGCCTGTCGACCGATCACCTCCTCGAGGCACTCGACCAGGAGATCAGACAGAACGAGGACATCGCCGGCGTGACGAATCCTGACGAGTGGGCACGGATCAACGGCCAATCCACCACCCAGCGGGTCGTGTTCGTCCGCTCCCTTTCAGGCAAGCAGCCTGCACCCCGGACGATCGATACTGCTCCAGTCACGGACTTCGGGGGGAAGCTGTGA
- a CDS encoding cysteine--1-D-myo-inosityl 2-amino-2-deoxy-alpha-D-glucopyranoside ligase: MRSWPLPHLPALPGQAPALRVRDTRTGEFVTAPGPKAALYVCGITPYDATHLGHAFTYVAFDMLVRVWRDSGLLVEYAQNITDIDDPLFERAEQTDVDWRELADSQIELFRSDMETLRVIPPTDWVAVSDFLDPLETAVRDLIASGRAYGVTGDDGRTDYYHATSDADYASEHLAGIDLIKVFGENGGDPERPGKRHPLDPIVWKGVLGDDFRAEGAKPGVWRPGWHIECALISRDYLGTTIDIQGGGSDLVFPHQEMTSTHHHELDVTVRGQMNTGIVSYEGHKMSKSLGNLVLVSKLVQRGFEPMVVRLALLNHRWDSDWEYTDDELNLAERRVTRWRRTRHTGGAGASELLETVRRHLADNLDTPKALEAIDAWAEANEHADDREGALLFDDMCKTLLGLYL; the protein is encoded by the coding sequence ATGCGTTCTTGGCCGTTGCCGCACCTGCCTGCATTGCCGGGCCAGGCACCAGCCCTGCGGGTCCGAGACACTCGCACGGGCGAGTTCGTGACCGCGCCCGGCCCGAAGGCCGCGCTGTACGTCTGTGGCATCACGCCCTACGACGCCACACATCTCGGCCATGCCTTCACGTATGTCGCGTTCGATATGCTCGTGCGCGTATGGCGGGATTCCGGCCTTCTCGTCGAGTACGCGCAGAACATCACCGACATCGACGATCCGCTGTTCGAGCGGGCCGAGCAGACGGACGTGGACTGGCGCGAGCTTGCCGACTCCCAGATCGAGCTGTTCCGTTCCGATATGGAGACGCTCCGCGTGATCCCGCCCACGGACTGGGTCGCGGTATCCGACTTCCTCGATCCTCTCGAGACAGCCGTGCGCGATCTTATCGCGAGCGGCCGAGCCTATGGTGTGACCGGCGATGATGGCAGGACTGACTACTATCACGCCACGTCTGATGCGGACTACGCCTCCGAGCACCTGGCCGGAATCGATCTCATCAAGGTCTTCGGCGAGAACGGCGGCGATCCGGAGCGCCCCGGCAAGCGTCATCCGCTCGACCCGATCGTGTGGAAGGGCGTTCTCGGGGATGATTTCCGCGCCGAGGGTGCCAAGCCCGGCGTGTGGCGTCCCGGCTGGCATATTGAATGTGCGCTGATCAGCCGCGACTATCTCGGCACGACGATCGATATCCAGGGCGGGGGTTCCGACCTTGTCTTCCCCCACCAGGAGATGACATCCACCCATCACCACGAGCTGGACGTGACCGTCCGGGGGCAGATGAACACCGGCATCGTCTCCTACGAGGGCCACAAGATGAGCAAATCCCTCGGGAACCTCGTCCTCGTGTCGAAGCTCGTCCAGCGGGGCTTCGAGCCCATGGTTGTCCGACTCGCACTGCTCAACCACCGCTGGGACAGCGATTGGGAGTACACGGATGATGAGCTGAACCTGGCGGAGCGCCGCGTGACGCGCTGGCGTCGCACCCGGCACACCGGCGGAGCGGGAGCATCCGAACTCCTCGAGACCGTGCGCCGTCATCTCGCCGACAATCTCGACACGCCGAAGGCCCTCGAGGCGATCGATGCGTGGGCGGAGGCGAACGAGCATGCCGATGATCGCGAGGGTGCACTGCTCTTCGACGACATGTGTAAGACGCTTCTCGGCCTCTATCTCTGA
- a CDS encoding aldo/keto reductase, whose amino-acid sequence MRKRKIGTAISRVGLGTLTWGRDTPADEAEKQLGLFLDAGGMIVDTSPYFGGGTGEEVLGELLRAAVDRDSLHLVSRAGLGDEGADASRSSLERSVRSSLATLGTEWIDTLVLAGPDRDTAMEETADALAALVHRGLVHAVGLGNCPGWYAGVMSRHLAERGIRLSALHVEYNLLQRGIEREIVPFADYEGAAIIAWSALGRGVLAGRYRHSIPPDSRAASPHLGGFVEPYLDPQSRQVVEAIATAADGLGVDIATVSLAWVLSRPHVSCALVGPRTSAQLGVILNDLAEDIPDAVLGALTEVTAPSWGYPERF is encoded by the coding sequence GTGAGAAAACGCAAGATTGGCACAGCGATCTCCCGGGTTGGGCTGGGGACGCTGACGTGGGGCCGCGACACTCCGGCCGACGAAGCAGAGAAGCAGCTGGGCCTGTTCCTGGACGCCGGCGGCATGATCGTCGACACCTCCCCCTACTTCGGAGGCGGCACCGGCGAAGAGGTCCTCGGAGAGCTCCTGCGGGCCGCAGTCGATCGCGACTCCCTCCACCTCGTGTCACGAGCGGGACTGGGAGACGAGGGTGCAGACGCCTCGCGCTCCTCTCTCGAACGGAGCGTGCGATCATCGCTTGCCACCCTCGGAACGGAGTGGATCGACACGCTCGTCCTCGCGGGTCCGGATCGCGATACGGCGATGGAGGAGACGGCGGACGCTCTCGCGGCTCTCGTGCACCGGGGCCTCGTCCACGCTGTCGGGCTCGGCAACTGCCCGGGCTGGTATGCGGGGGTGATGAGCAGGCACCTGGCGGAGCGCGGGATCAGACTGTCCGCCCTCCACGTCGAATACAACCTTCTCCAGCGCGGCATCGAGCGCGAGATCGTCCCCTTCGCCGACTATGAGGGGGCCGCGATCATCGCCTGGTCGGCTCTCGGACGCGGAGTCCTCGCGGGCCGCTACCGCCACTCGATCCCGCCCGATTCTCGGGCCGCCTCCCCACATCTCGGCGGCTTCGTCGAGCCCTATCTCGATCCGCAATCGCGCCAGGTCGTCGAGGCCATCGCCACCGCCGCAGACGGTCTCGGGGTTGATATCGCCACCGTGTCCCTCGCCTGGGTGCTGTCCCGGCCGCACGTGTCATGTGCTCTCGTCGGTCCACGGACCTCAGCCCAGCTGGGAGTGATCCTCAACGATCTCGCCGAGGACATTCCAGATGCTGTCCTGGGTGCGTTGACCGAGGTCACCGCCCCGTCGTGGGGATATCCCGAACGTTTCTGA
- a CDS encoding SLC13 family permease: MSTPEIHKVTPEAEGASDAPVPARIRNIRLIGMVAGVVGAVIMYNIFPAELSADFLSSLTDAEIETDRDTIAFVAAIAVLMGVWWMTEAIPLAATALIPLVAFPFMEIAPMGTVGASYGSPTIFLFMGGFFLALTMQRWNLHVRIALRTVLLIGTKPKRLILGFMVATGFLSMWISNTATAVMMLPIGISVLALVGTLDSRVGKDSKFGTALMLGIAYAASIASLSTLIGTPPNTLLRGYLQDNHDITLSFGTWMLFATPLAWGFLLIAWWLLTKIYMPEIDEIPGGKELITEHHEKLGPMSLQEKMTMIIFIAAALSWILVPTLFKDLPITDEMIAMILALVLFLVPAKPKEGIGLLNWETAKNVPWDVLLLFGGGLALSAAFGYSGLSLWIGDQASGLAGLPTIVIVLAITTLVIFLTEMTSNTATAAAFLPIIGGVAIGMGVDVELLVIPVALAATCAFMLPVATPPNAIAYGSGYIKIGQMIKVGIWLNLIGIVLITLFTMFIGPAILGYGT; the protein is encoded by the coding sequence GTGAGTACCCCTGAAATCCACAAGGTGACTCCGGAAGCGGAAGGAGCATCCGATGCTCCCGTACCCGCCCGGATCAGAAATATTCGACTCATCGGCATGGTGGCTGGCGTCGTCGGCGCAGTCATCATGTACAACATCTTCCCGGCGGAGCTGTCCGCCGACTTCCTATCCTCTCTGACAGACGCCGAGATCGAGACGGATCGCGACACGATCGCATTCGTGGCCGCAATCGCGGTCCTCATGGGCGTGTGGTGGATGACGGAGGCCATCCCTCTCGCCGCAACCGCTCTTATCCCCCTTGTCGCGTTCCCCTTCATGGAGATCGCTCCGATGGGAACCGTCGGCGCATCCTACGGCTCCCCCACCATCTTCCTCTTCATGGGCGGATTCTTCCTCGCGCTGACGATGCAGAGATGGAACCTGCACGTCCGTATCGCGCTGCGCACCGTGCTCCTGATCGGCACGAAGCCAAAACGCCTGATCCTCGGGTTCATGGTCGCGACCGGTTTCTTGTCGATGTGGATCTCGAACACGGCGACCGCGGTCATGATGCTCCCCATCGGCATCTCCGTCCTCGCTCTCGTCGGCACCCTCGATTCGCGCGTGGGCAAGGACTCGAAGTTCGGCACTGCCCTCATGCTCGGCATCGCCTATGCGGCCTCGATCGCCTCCCTGTCGACCCTGATCGGCACTCCCCCCAACACGCTCCTGCGCGGCTACCTGCAGGACAATCACGACATCACGCTGAGCTTCGGCACGTGGATGCTGTTCGCCACCCCGCTGGCCTGGGGATTCCTCCTCATCGCCTGGTGGCTGCTGACAAAGATCTACATGCCGGAGATCGATGAGATCCCTGGAGGCAAGGAGCTCATCACCGAACACCACGAGAAGCTCGGCCCCATGTCCCTGCAGGAGAAGATGACCATGATCATCTTCATCGCCGCGGCGCTCTCCTGGATTCTCGTCCCGACACTCTTCAAGGACCTGCCGATCACGGACGAGATGATCGCCATGATTCTCGCTCTCGTGCTCTTCCTCGTCCCCGCGAAGCCGAAGGAAGGCATCGGGCTGCTCAACTGGGAGACGGCGAAGAACGTGCCGTGGGACGTGCTGCTGCTCTTCGGCGGCGGTCTCGCGCTCTCGGCGGCCTTCGGCTATTCGGGCCTGTCCCTGTGGATCGGCGATCAGGCTAGCGGACTGGCCGGACTGCCGACGATCGTCATCGTCCTCGCGATCACGACGCTCGTCATCTTCCTCACGGAGATGACATCCAATACGGCCACCGCGGCCGCATTCCTCCCGATTATCGGAGGCGTCGCGATCGGCATGGGAGTCGATGTCGAACTCCTGGTCATCCCCGTGGCGCTCGCAGCGACCTGTGCCTTCATGCTGCCGGTCGCAACCCCGCCGAACGCCATCGCCTACGGCTCCGGCTACATCAAGATCGGACAGATGATCAAGGTCGGTATCTGGCTCAACCTCATCGGAATAGTCCTCATCACCCTCTTCACGATGTTCATCGGCCCCGCCATCCTCGGCTACGGCACGTGA
- a CDS encoding DNA primase, producing the protein METDPRTALDRLIGAFEAFHDTASLTRDPDADSVLEATDHLLDAYTIYDDAVFTSYGIELPFDIFVDDDDDDDDDDDDIEVIDEDDDYVFDEDDD; encoded by the coding sequence ATGGAAACTGATCCGCGCACTGCGCTTGACCGCCTGATTGGGGCCTTCGAGGCTTTTCACGACACCGCCTCGCTGACCCGTGATCCCGATGCCGACTCGGTGCTCGAGGCGACGGATCACCTGCTCGACGCGTACACGATCTATGACGACGCGGTGTTCACGAGCTACGGCATCGAGCTTCCCTTCGACATTTTCGTCGATGACGATGACGACGATGATGACGATGATGACGACATTGAGGTTATCGACGAGGACGACGACTACGTCTTCGACGAGGATGACGACTGA
- a CDS encoding tRNA (adenine-N1)-methyltransferase — translation MTQHPAGPDRRRGPFRAGERVQLTDVKGRKYTTMLTVDGYFQSARGRLRHTDIIGRDEGSVIDTDDGHRLLALRPLISDYVLSMPRGATPIYPKDAAQIVSIADIFPGARVVEAGLGSGALALSLLAAIGPSGHLTSVERREDFATIAMANVESWYGDDIPPWTVHVGDLNDVMEDMEDGSVDHVLLDMLAPWENLDGAMRVLRPGGVILAYVATTTQMSRFVEELRTTYTFTEVEASETVVRTWHLEGLAVRPDHRMVAHTGFLVVARRLAPLSEPLLEKRRPAKLAYSDTMPWNDETLAPIQEHEISPKKLRKVLRDVKQRTHMEQTGSSHVSTEGTPGS, via the coding sequence GTGACTCAACATCCCGCAGGACCAGACCGGCGACGCGGCCCCTTCCGGGCCGGTGAACGCGTGCAGCTCACGGACGTCAAGGGCCGTAAATATACGACGATGCTGACTGTCGATGGCTATTTCCAGTCGGCACGCGGCAGGCTCCGCCACACCGATATCATCGGCCGCGACGAAGGCTCGGTTATCGATACTGATGATGGCCACCGCCTCCTGGCCCTCCGCCCACTGATCTCGGACTACGTCCTCTCGATGCCCCGCGGGGCGACACCGATCTACCCGAAAGACGCCGCGCAGATCGTCTCGATCGCCGATATCTTCCCCGGTGCCCGCGTCGTCGAGGCAGGACTTGGCTCCGGTGCCCTGGCACTGTCCCTCCTCGCCGCGATCGGACCGAGCGGGCACCTGACGTCCGTCGAGCGCCGCGAGGACTTCGCGACGATCGCGATGGCGAACGTGGAAAGCTGGTACGGGGATGACATCCCGCCGTGGACGGTTCACGTCGGCGATCTCAACGACGTCATGGAGGACATGGAGGACGGCAGCGTCGACCACGTCCTGCTCGACATGCTCGCGCCCTGGGAGAACCTCGACGGTGCGATGAGGGTGCTGCGTCCGGGCGGGGTGATCCTCGCCTATGTGGCGACGACGACTCAGATGTCCCGCTTCGTCGAGGAGCTCCGAACGACCTACACGTTCACCGAGGTGGAAGCCTCCGAGACGGTCGTCCGCACCTGGCATCTCGAAGGCCTCGCGGTCCGCCCCGATCACCGGATGGTGGCACATACCGGTTTCCTCGTCGTCGCACGCCGCCTCGCGCCCCTGAGCGAGCCGCTTCTGGAGAAGCGCCGCCCCGCGAAACTCGCCTATTCGGACACGATGCCGTGGAATGACGAGACCCTCGCTCCTATCCAGGAGCACGAGATCTCACCCAAGAAGCTCCGGAAGGTGCTTCGCGACGTCAAGCAGCGCACCCACATGGAACAGACCGGATCCTCCCACGTCAGCACGGAGGGGACGCCCGGATCCTGA
- a CDS encoding MauE/DoxX family redox-associated membrane protein: protein MNLAALLWAGLLAYSAATKVRGMPHSMLRAMRDLALPAPLMRPAVAYAHLAAQIIVALGLTLAPQPFQGVCATGGVLLALAYLAVIWRARGRSCQCFGTTARPITSWTLVRSILVVALACWAAAWGSVAQWPTIPLFLSILAIELASAARTGRA from the coding sequence ATGAATCTGGCGGCGCTGCTGTGGGCGGGCCTGCTCGCCTACTCCGCGGCGACGAAAGTGCGCGGCATGCCGCACAGCATGCTCCGCGCCATGAGAGACCTGGCATTGCCAGCCCCCCTCATGCGTCCCGCCGTCGCCTACGCCCACCTTGCCGCCCAGATCATTGTGGCGCTCGGTCTCACGCTCGCACCGCAACCGTTCCAGGGTGTGTGCGCGACCGGAGGGGTGCTCCTCGCCCTCGCCTATCTCGCTGTCATCTGGCGGGCACGGGGACGATCCTGCCAGTGCTTCGGCACGACTGCCCGCCCGATCACGTCTTGGACTCTCGTCCGCTCGATCCTTGTCGTCGCTCTCGCCTGCTGGGCCGCCGCGTGGGGCTCCGTCGCCCAGTGGCCCACCATCCCACTCTTCCTCAGCATCCTCGCCATCGAGCTCGCCTCGGCGGCTAGGACTGGACGCGCCTGA
- a CDS encoding SDR family NAD(P)-dependent oxidoreductase encodes MDLKLTGKRVLVTGGASGMGAALVKTLVDEGARVALNYRSRAEDAQALADSLDGDVVPIHADLADRAQVMNLFHESVAALGGLDILVNNAGLWLTTGIGEVTEDVWDRSIDVNLTAPMFLSQELIKHCTGEGRPGRILNITSQAAFRGSSTGHVPYATAKGGLVTMTRSLAREMGGNGITVNCLAVGTMESPMIAQALEEKREFYESRIPIGYVATADQIAAVAAFLVSDQASYMTGATVDVSGGQLLH; translated from the coding sequence GTGGATCTCAAACTCACGGGAAAACGGGTACTCGTCACCGGCGGGGCGTCTGGAATGGGGGCGGCCCTCGTCAAGACGCTCGTCGACGAAGGGGCCCGAGTCGCCCTCAACTACCGGAGCCGCGCGGAGGACGCACAGGCGCTCGCGGACTCCCTCGATGGGGATGTCGTTCCCATCCATGCCGATCTCGCTGACCGGGCCCAGGTGATGAACCTGTTCCACGAGTCTGTCGCCGCACTGGGCGGGCTCGACATTCTCGTCAACAATGCCGGGCTGTGGTTGACGACGGGAATCGGGGAGGTGACGGAGGACGTGTGGGATCGATCGATCGACGTCAACCTGACCGCCCCCATGTTCCTCTCCCAGGAGCTCATCAAGCACTGCACGGGGGAGGGCCGTCCCGGCCGGATCCTCAACATCACGTCCCAGGCAGCATTCAGGGGATCCTCCACCGGTCACGTTCCCTACGCGACAGCGAAGGGTGGTCTCGTGACGATGACGCGATCTTTGGCTCGGGAGATGGGAGGCAACGGGATCACCGTCAACTGCCTCGCGGTCGGCACGATGGAATCGCCCATGATCGCCCAGGCATTGGAGGAGAAGCGAGAGTTCTACGAGTCCCGCATCCCCATCGGATATGTCGCGACCGCAGACCAGATCGCGGCAGTCGCGGCGTTCCTTGTCTCCGATCAAGCCTCATACATGACGGGCGCCACGGTCGACGTCAGCGGCGGTCAGCTTCTGCACTAG
- a CDS encoding 2-hydroxyacid dehydrogenase, with the protein MRILAIADAYIPLDMLKEGTAALAEHDITYVEWETESIEQLQEVNLLVEQNGPNGVPLPDDIAELAAQSDIIITQFAPIGAELIAASPHLSIIGVLRGGTENVDAEAAERAGITVLNTAGRNARAVAEFTVGLILAETRNIARTHAAMRNHVWLKDFPNGDAIGEMEGRTVGLVGAGAIGQLVMRFLRGMDVNCQFYDPYQDSDYGTRVDSLEQLMATSDIVSLHSRLTKDTHHLIDRPMLELMKPNAVLINTARSGLVDEAALLDALRTRSIQGAAIDTFDEEPLPEGSEWMTLDNVTITSHLAGSTRDAFAKTPIMLSQRILAHLAH; encoded by the coding sequence ATGCGAATCCTTGCCATCGCTGACGCCTACATTCCCCTCGACATGCTGAAGGAGGGCACGGCCGCTCTCGCCGAGCACGACATCACCTATGTCGAGTGGGAAACCGAATCCATCGAACAGCTCCAAGAAGTCAACCTCCTCGTCGAACAGAACGGCCCCAACGGTGTTCCGCTGCCCGACGACATCGCCGAACTCGCCGCACAGTCGGACATCATCATCACCCAATTCGCGCCGATCGGTGCGGAGCTCATAGCCGCCAGCCCCCACCTCTCGATCATCGGCGTCCTTCGAGGAGGCACCGAGAATGTCGACGCCGAGGCCGCCGAACGCGCCGGCATCACCGTCCTCAACACGGCCGGACGCAACGCCCGAGCCGTCGCTGAGTTCACGGTGGGCCTCATCCTCGCAGAGACGCGCAACATCGCCCGCACACATGCGGCGATGCGGAACCACGTCTGGCTCAAAGACTTCCCGAATGGGGACGCGATCGGGGAGATGGAGGGCCGGACGGTCGGACTCGTCGGAGCCGGCGCCATCGGACAACTCGTCATGAGGTTCCTTCGCGGGATGGACGTCAACTGCCAGTTCTACGACCCCTACCAGGACAGCGACTACGGGACGAGAGTCGACTCCCTCGAACAGCTCATGGCGACATCCGATATCGTCAGCCTCCACTCGCGCCTCACGAAAGACACCCACCACCTCATCGACCGCCCCATGCTCGAACTCATGAAACCGAATGCGGTGCTCATCAACACGGCACGGTCCGGACTTGTCGACGAGGCGGCACTCCTCGACGCACTCCGCACCCGCAGCATCCAGGGCGCCGCAATCGACACCTTCGACGAAGAACCACTTCCCGAAGGCTCGGAATGGATGACGCTCGACAACGTCACCATCACCTCTCACCTCGCAGGATCGACCCGCGACGCCTTCGCCAAGACACCCATCATGCTGAGCCAGCGAATCCTCGCACACCTCGCGCACTGA
- a CDS encoding undecaprenyl-diphosphate phosphatase, which yields MGFLEAIILGLVQGLTEFLPISSSAHLRIVGELFPSLGDPGVTFTAVVQIGTELAVVWYFREDIWRIIKAWFNSLPFGPWRDRTPGDMHDAKLGWIVIIGTIPIVLLGLLLEDAIDSVFRNLYLTALMLAVFAVFLGLADRFSKKTLAVSDLSLRDGLILGFAQSMALVPGVSRSGGTITIGLLLGYTREAAARVSFLLAIPAVLGSGLYRLVSDDGTGPQAGALPTLVATVVSFIVGYIVIVWFLKLISTKSYLPFVIYRLLLAGVVVALLGAGVLAAQ from the coding sequence ATGGGATTTTTAGAAGCGATCATCCTCGGCCTGGTCCAGGGCCTGACGGAGTTCCTGCCGATTTCGTCGTCCGCTCACCTGCGGATCGTCGGGGAACTGTTCCCGTCCCTCGGGGATCCGGGGGTGACGTTCACCGCGGTCGTCCAGATCGGCACCGAGCTCGCCGTCGTCTGGTATTTCCGTGAGGACATCTGGCGCATCATCAAAGCCTGGTTCAACTCGTTGCCGTTCGGACCGTGGCGCGATCGCACCCCGGGGGACATGCACGACGCGAAGCTCGGCTGGATCGTGATTATCGGCACAATCCCGATTGTTCTTCTCGGACTCCTCCTCGAGGACGCGATCGATTCCGTGTTCCGCAACCTTTACCTCACGGCTCTCATGCTTGCCGTCTTCGCCGTCTTCCTCGGCCTCGCGGACCGCTTCTCGAAGAAGACCCTCGCCGTATCCGACCTGTCGCTGCGCGACGGACTCATCCTGGGTTTTGCCCAGTCTATGGCGCTCGTTCCGGGCGTTTCCCGATCGGGCGGCACGATCACGATCGGACTGCTGCTCGGGTACACGAGGGAGGCCGCCGCCCGCGTCTCGTTCCTTCTCGCGATCCCTGCCGTACTCGGTTCGGGACTGTATCGACTCGTCTCGGACGATGGCACGGGACCCCAGGCGGGGGCGCTTCCCACGCTCGTCGCGACTGTGGTGTCCTTCATTGTCGGTTACATCGTCATCGTCTGGTTCCTTAAGCTGATCTCGACGAAGTCCTATCTTCCATTCGTCATCTATCGGTTGCTGCTCGCCGGCGTCGTCGTCGCCCTCCTGGGTGCGGGCGTTCTGGCCGCCCAGTGA
- a CDS encoding RecB family exonuclease encodes MRYQPALSVSRINDFKQCPLKFRYRVIDRIPEPPSSAATKGTLVHAVLEHLYDLPAEQRTVSAATNLLEPQWAAMVERDPAVQNLFEDEPFEAWLESARTLVHTYFRRENPVKLHPARANRERMITVELDSGIRFRGVIDRIDVSPQGDLRVVDYKTGKMPNPNYQNEALFQVRAYGLLLARADGKLPVQSQLIYLGSDSTLTYWADAADNAIIEETVATIWSQILDRLEAGTFEPRTSRLCDWCSFTSICPAFGGEEPPMVEEGAAKLRRVQS; translated from the coding sequence ATGCGTTACCAGCCAGCCCTGTCGGTATCCCGGATCAACGACTTCAAGCAGTGCCCGTTGAAGTTCCGCTATCGCGTCATCGATCGCATCCCCGAGCCGCCCTCGTCTGCGGCGACGAAAGGCACCCTCGTCCATGCCGTCCTCGAGCACCTCTACGACCTCCCGGCAGAACAGCGCACGGTCAGTGCGGCCACGAACCTTCTCGAACCGCAGTGGGCTGCCATGGTGGAGCGGGATCCTGCTGTCCAGAACCTGTTCGAGGACGAGCCGTTCGAGGCGTGGCTGGAGTCCGCACGCACACTCGTGCACACGTATTTCCGCCGGGAGAACCCCGTCAAGCTCCATCCCGCACGCGCCAACCGGGAACGCATGATCACCGTCGAACTCGATTCGGGGATTCGATTCCGCGGCGTCATCGACCGGATCGACGTGTCACCTCAAGGCGATCTGCGAGTCGTGGACTACAAGACGGGGAAGATGCCCAACCCCAACTATCAGAACGAGGCGCTCTTCCAGGTCAGGGCCTACGGCCTGCTGCTCGCCCGAGCCGACGGGAAGCTGCCGGTCCAATCCCAGCTCATCTACCTGGGATCAGACTCGACCCTCACGTACTGGGCCGACGCGGCTGATAACGCGATCATCGAGGAAACAGTCGCAACCATCTGGTCACAGATCCTTGACCGGCTCGAGGCCGGCACGTTCGAGCCCCGCACATCCCGCCTGTGCGACTGGTGCTCCTTCACGAGCATCTGCCCCGCCTTCGGCGGGGAGGAGCCGCCGATGGTCGAGGAGGGCGCCGCCAAGCTCAGGCGCGTCCAGTCCTAG